The sequence ACCGTAAAATTCATCGATTGTATATTCAGAGTTATTAATAATTATTTTTTTTCCGCCTTTATAAATAACAGAGTATTTTTTATTGTTTAATTCGATTACAAAGTCAATCATATTTCAGCTCTGTCCATCTGTTATTGTGATTATTCAGATTGCCGTTGGTTTTGAAATTGCCTGCGTAGTTCATCACCGCCGTAATAACCGCCGCAATTTCCTGTTCGGGATTTTCTTCCGAAGCAAAAGCAACATTTTTAAGCGTATCGATATTGAAAGAAGCGTTTCTGAATATTTCGCTTTTCAATATCCGTTTAAGAAGCGGGATATTGGTCTCGACGTCTGTTATTAAATAATTCTCCAGAGCGTTCAGCATACGAGATAACGCTTCTTCACGATTTCTGCCATAACTTATTACTTTGGAGAGTAAAGGATCGTAGTATAATGATACTTCCGACCCGATATCGATTCCATAGTCAACTCTTATACCTGGAAGATTGGGAATTTTGTGATTTGTAATTTTTCCCGTAGAAGGCGAAAAATCGGAGTCTTCCGAATTAATTCTGCATTCAATCGAATGTCCTTTTATAGTTACATCATCCTGTTCAAAGGAAATCCTTTCGCCAGCCGCAATTTTAATTTGCTCTTTTACGATATCTATCCCTGTAATCGATTCGGTAACGGGGTGTTCAACCTGCAAACGAGTATTCATCTCCATAAAGTAAAAATTCCGGTTTTCATCCATAAGGAACTCCACGGTTCCGGCATTAAAATAATTGCAAGCTTTAGCCGCTTCAACCGCGGCGTTTGTTATCTTTTGTCGTAATTCCGGGTCGACCGAAGGCGAAGGAGCTTCTTCGATTATTTTCTGAAATCGTCTTTGAAGCGAACATTCCCTTTCGAAGAGGTGCGCATAATTGCCGTGATAATCCCCCAGAATTTGCACTTCGATATGTTTGGGATTGACAATCAATTTTTCGATATAAATTTCGTCGCTGCCGAAGGCTTTCATAGCTTCGCTTCGGGTTAAATTAAACGCGCCTTCGAGTTCTTCTTCATTCGACACCATGCGAATTCCCTTTCCTCCGCCTCCGCCAGAAGCTTTTAACATTATCGGGTAGCCTATTTCAGCGGCGATTCTCGATGCGTCTTTCAGATTATTCAGAGGCTCGGTCGAACCCGGCACAACCGGGACGTTATGTTCCAGCATCAACTTGCGAGCATTAAGTTTGTTGCCCATCATTTCGACCGATTTGGCGGAAGGTCCAATAAATTTAATTTTGTTTTTTTCGACGGCGCGAATAAAGTTTTCGTTTTCCGATAAATACCCGTACCCCGGATGAATTGCATCGGCTCCGGTAATCTTTGCGATTTCGAGAATTAAATTCTGATTGAGGTAAGCTTTCGGTTCGCCTATCGATATGGATTCGTCGGCGGCTGATACGTGAGGCGAGAATTTGTCTATATCCGAATAAACGGCTACTGTTTTTATGCCAAGTTCTTTACATGCTCTTATAATTCTAAGAGCGATTTCTCCCCTGTTGGAAATAAGTATTTTATCAAACATATATTAAGAGCGGTTATCCGATAAATAAGATAACAATATTTTTTCACAGAACAAACCGCTTATTCGAATTCAACAACGGTAATACCGTCGCCTCCGCTTTCTATATCTGCAAAATAATAGTTTTTAACGCCTTTATACTTTTTAAGAATCGAATGCGCCAATTGTTTTAGCGCTCCGGTTCCCTTGCCGTGGAGTATTTCCACTCTCTCCAATCCGTACATGAGAGAATCATCGAGGAAACGGATAATCTCAAATTCCGCTTCGTCGGAACGCATTCCTCTTATATCGAGCCTGTATTTAACGTGGTCGTAATCGGTAATCACTTTTTTCTTTTCGTATTCTCTGAAATCGGATTTTTTAGCGGGCACAAGCGAACTGTATTTTGCTTTTATTTTCAACGAACCGATCGTTATGAGGGCTTTGTCTTTGTCCTCGTCGATTTCATCCAACACTCCTACCGAGGTTGTTCCTTTTATCGAAACGTAATCTCCGACGTTCAATTTGTAACTGGAACTCTCTTCAGTCCTCGATTTTTCAAGGTAACTTAGCGTCTTCTTTTTGACTGTTTCTATTTCACTCTTTTCTTTCTTTATTACTTCTTTGTCCGCCCTCGATTGCCTGATGTTTTTAATGGCGTTTTCAATTTTTCTGTTGACGTCGGAGAGCAGTATATTGGCTTTTTGATGAGCTTCTTCGAGTATCTCCTTTTTCTGTTTTTCCAGTTTGTTTATTTTATCCTGATACAGATTCGCCAGACTTTTGAGACGCAGATTTTCCAGTTCGAGATTATGGATTTGATTTCTCAAGTCGTGCGATTTTTTTTCAATGTCGATTAAAAATTCTTCGATTTTAGTTTTGTCGCTGTCGATATAGCGCTTTGAAAGATCAATAAATTTTTCGTCGAAACCTATGCGGGTTGCAATTTCGAATGCATAGCTCGAACCGGGCATTCCCTGATTAAACCGATAGGTCGGTTTCAATTCCTCGCTGTCGAATTCCATAGAGCAATTTTGGAACTTATCGAGTTGATTTGCAATCAGCTTAAGCGAGCCGTGATGCGTCGTAGCGACTACAAGAGCGCCTTTATCCCGCAATGAAATAAGAATGCCGGTGGCAATGGCCGCTCCTTCGACGGGATCCGTACCGGTTCCTACTTCATCGAGCAAAACAAGCGTCGACTCGTTTGCGTTTTCGAGTATCGATTTGATATTCGTAAGATGCGAACTGAAGGTGCTTAAATCGTCTTCGATCGATTGATAATCCCCAATATCCACAAGTACTTTTTCGAAAATGTGAAGATTGGAATCGGGGTGACACGGGATCGGGATTCCGGACTGCGCCATTAAAACAAGCAAACCGATCGTTTTCAAAGCAACTGTTTTACCGCCCGCATTGGGTCCGGTCAATACGAGAATTTTCTGGTCGGTAATTTTCAGATTCAGCGGGACTGTAGCTTCGAATCCGAGTTTCTTGAGAAGAATCGGATGCCTTGCATCGATCAACTCGATCGGTTTACCGTTGTCAAATGTCGGAATCGAACCGATAATTTCAAGAGCATACTTAGCTCTCGCAAACAGAGTATCGAGCGCGGTAATAATATTATAAGCGTCCAGTAATTCCTGACTTTTTGCCGCTATCTGTCTGGTGATTACCAGTAGTATTTTTTCAATTTCCCTTTTTTCGGCAAATTTCAGGGAAAGGATATCGTTATTCAATTCGAGGATCTCTGCCGGTTCAATATAAACCGTCTGGCCTGTAGACGATTCTGAATGGATAAATCCTTTAACGTGTCTTTTATGCTCCGCTTTAACGGGCAGAACGATTCTGCCGTCGCGCTGTGTAAAATATTCCTCCTGAACGAGGTATTCTTCGCTCAGTTTTTTTAGCAAGCGGTTTACTGTTTTTTGAAGCGACAATTCTTTTTCACGTATATCGCTCCGGATCGATTTCAATGCAGGGCTGGCATCGTCCTTAACATCCCAATTTTCGTCGAATATTTTTTCGATGTTTTTTTCGAATACCTTATCGACCGTCAGAGCGTTCCGCAATTCATCCAGAGGCGTATCCGTTTGATCTTCCGGTTTCAAATAGCCGACCATCTTCCTCGACATCTGCGCGAGCCGGTAGATTTCCCTTATTTCTTTCGACGAAAGCACGACTCCTTCGATTCTCGAGCGATAAATCGCGTCCGTTAAATCGGGCAAATATTCGAGAGGTGGAATATCTTTTTTTATAAGCAGATTACGCGCGTAATCAATTTTATTCCCTTCTGTAACTATGTGACTACGGTCGGTAGAAGGTCTCAGGTCTCTTATCTTCTTTTTGCCCGATTCTGTTTGGCAATAAGTCGAAATATACTCTGTGATTTTACGGAATTCGAGTTTATCCAGTGTGTCGTTTTTAACCATATCAATTACTGTTCAAAGTATCTGTTTTTTCGATAAAATCTTTAATTATATCGGTTGCATCGGAACCTTTTTCCACTATAAAATTGATTAATCCAGGAATGATATTATAAACGCTCTCATACATAAGAGATTCCGTTCGCTCTTGCTTATCCGGATAACCAAGCAAATCCAGGATAATGAAAAGCCCGCTCAGGAAAATTATTATTTGAAGAGCGCCGATTAAACCGCCTATAATTTGATTGATCAATTTATTTACTTTATCCGACGGATGGACGATTCTTTTTAAAATTGAGAAGGTTATAATTGTCGACAGAAAAATAATAACTGCAGCGATGATTTTTGCAAAATAATCGTCGTCGTTCAATATTGGAGTCAGAATAACCGCCAGTTTATCGGAAAAATTAACCGTCAGTATCACTGCCAGGACAAGCCCAGTTATGCCTATAATTTTTCTTATAAGACCGTCTTTAAATCCGAGGATAAAACCAATTAAAGCGACCGCGATTATAAAATAGTCTAAGTAGTTCAATTATAACCTTATTAATTACTGTTGCAGAAATTTTTCGACCATTTCTTTAATCAATTTGCCTTCGGCTCTTCCTTTTAGCGTTTTTGCGGCTGCCGGCATTAATTTGGGAAAATCCTCTTTTGAAGACGCGCCGATTTCTCCGGCAATTTTTTTTATTTCTTCAAATACTTCTTCGGTCGACAACTGTTTGGGAAGATAACTTTCGATAATTTTCAGTTCGGCTTCTTCTTTTTCGGCAAGTTCGTTTCTGCCAGCGGCTTTATACTGTTCGACGGCTTCCCTCCTTTTTTTTGCCGCGCTTGTGAGCAGTTTGATTTCTTCATCTTCGTTCAATGTTTTTCCGCTGCCGCTTTTTTCGAATTCGAGAATCAGCGCACGGATCGAGCGAATTGTTTCGAGGCGTACTTTGTCGCCCGATTTCATAGCCTCTTTAAGGTCCTCATTGATTTTATCTTTGAGACTCATCGTTTTACCTCTCATAAATTCAAAAAAAAAGGCAGGTCATTTAGGAAACAACCTGCCTTTATAATTATAATTATAGCGACTAAATTTTCAGCAATGTCGAGTAATTTATTCTCAGACAGGAAGCTTTTCTCAATTCCTGTTGAATATCTGTAACGATACCCATATCGGAATTCTTGTCGATACGCAAAGAGACAATTATGTTTGGCATAGCCAGACGTTTCGTGTACATAATGTTTTGAATTTCTTCTAATTTTGTAATGCTGTCGTTCAGCTGAATTCTGCCGTCGTTGCCTACCCATATATACGAAACAAGTCTCTTATTTTCGATCTTTTCGATAGCTTTTGCTTCCGGCAGTCTGAAACTGACCAGAACGTCGACTTCTCTCAAAGTAGTGGTAACCATAAAGAATAAGAGAAGCATAAAGACGATATCGGGCAGCGAGGCTGTCGGAATCGATTGCTTTGTAGTCGCTCTTTTTTTCTGAAATTTCATCTCTTTTCCTCAATTATTTTTTTACGGTTTCCGGTTCGGCGATACTTATAATAATCGGAATTTTCTCTTTAATCTCTTTCATCTCCTCGCTACGTTCGTCCAGATCGACTATTTTTTTACCGAATCTCGAGCGCGCATATTCCTCGCGTACCTGAAAGTAAGCATCTTTTATCTGATCCAACGCTTGAATATAAAGATTATAGTTTGTTTTTCTGTCCGTCTTAACAGAGACAACAAGTTTTTTATTCGAAGGCAAATTGATTTTTTCTTCTATTCGCGGCTTAAGCGTCTTGGCAATTTGAGGAATTGCAATAATCTGGTTATTAAGAAGAACGTCGCCGTTTTCGTTAATTAGCACGGCAGCCAGTCGGTCTTTCGAAATTGGTACGAATTCCTGTTGTTCCGGGGGAATATATTCAGGCAAAACGAGACCAATACCCGTATCGACGTCGATGACTGTCGAAACTAAGAAAAAGAGCAAGAGAAGAAACGAGATATCTGCCATCGAACTTGTTGGAATTTCTGCTTCCGAAAGTTTTCGTTTTTTTATCTTGACCATTTTAGAATACTCGTTTTATTAGCTTTTTTTAGTTTTCAATTCGTATAATGCATCGATCAATTCAATTGAACTTTCTTCCATATCAGCCACTAGGCGGTCGATACGCGAAATAAAGTAATTATAAAGAACCTGGAGAATCATAGCTACAACAAGACCGAAAAGTGTGGTCAAAAGAGCTACTGAGATACCGCCGGCAACGATACTCGGCGAAATCTGAGCGGCTTCTTTAATAGCGTCGAATGCTTCGATCATACCCTGTACCGTACCTGTAAAACCAAGCATCGGCGCTATTGTAATAAATGTGGAAATCCAAATCATACCTTTTTCGAGGAATCCCATTTCAATTGCGCCGTAAGCCATAATGGCTTTTTCAGCAGCATCCAAACCTTCATCTGCTCTTAAAAGTCCTGCATGAAATACGGAGGCAATAGAACCTCTTGTGTTTTCACACAACTTTATAGCTTCGGGCACGCCGCCCTTTTGAAGTGCTTCTTTGACTTGAACAATAAATTTTCTGGTGCTGATTGTAGCACGAGATAATGTCCAGAATCTTTCAATAGCAAAGCCCAAACCGATAACCAAACATGCAAGAATGGGCCACATGAAAGCGCCGCCTTCTATGAATTTTTGTTGTAAATACCCAATAAGGCTTGGTTCTTCTACCTGAGCTAAAATTGCAGTAATAAAGCCTGTAATCTCTGCGAGTTGCATATGGAAAAACCTCCGATTATGTTTTTATTATTTTAATTAATTCAAAAAAACTTATTATTCTCAAAAAATAAGTAACCAACATTAATTAAATAGGTCAAAAAAGTCAATAAATAATTTTTTGCGCTCCGCTAAATTAAGGATTTTTTAATGTTTCTGAAAAGAAAATTATGTTTCCGGTGAAAATTTTTCTGCTTTGGAAAATATTTTCCACCACAACGCATAATTCTCTGAGGGGAATCAATTTATTTTTATCGTCAATCCATTGCCTGTTCGATTCGGTGTCGAGGATATAAGGCGCAATTGCATTGGCGCTCAAATTAATCGACTTCCCTTCTTCCGCCAATGTTTTTACGAAGTAATTTAGCGCGGATTTAGAAGCGCCGTATGCCGCTATTCCGGGTTCGTTTGAAGCCGCTGTGTATGCGCTCGTAAAACAAATCGAACCGCCCCTGGATAAGGCTGCCAGTTTCATAAATTCCTTTCCGACCAGAAATGAAGAGTTGAGATTTATGTCGAACATTTTTTTCCATTCTTCATATGGCGTTTCTTCAATCCTTTTCCCGCCCCAATAGGCTCCGATTGTATCGAACAAATAATAATAAGAGTCTTTGCTCACCCGAATTTTGTCAAATGCTTCTATTATATTTTGCTCTTCTGTTAAATCCTCCACGATTATATTCTCACAGGATTTTTCGGTTGCAGGGAGATTAAGTTTTTTCCGGGAGAAGAAATAATAGTAATCGTATTGGCAATTCAGGAAATAATCGACTGCTTCCCGCCCCAGTTTACCCGAAGCTCCGAATAATAAAAATACTTTTTCCATTATTCGCTCTGTTTCAAATAAAATTTCGCAGCCACCGGGAAATGATCGCTGAATCCGCCGAAATATCTGTTGCCCACGAACGTTCTCAAAGGAGCTCCTTTATAATCGCCTTCCTTTTGAATCATATACTCCGGACGAACAATTTCAAAACTGTTTTTCACATAATCGAGTCCCCTGCCGTCAACGAGCGCACCGGAAACAATTATCTGGTCGATCATATTCCAGTCTTTACGGAAATTATAAGTGCCTTCTCCCTTCTCGAATCTTTCATAAGATAAATTCAACAAATCGCCCGGTTCTTCGATTTCCTTAGAGGCTCTGAGAACGTTAACGATGGATTGATTGTCGGGTTCGTCGTTAAAATCTCCGAGCGCAATGATATTTGCATTCGCGTTCAAATTCGCCAGACTGTCGATAACAGTTCTAAGCCTTGCCGCAGCCGCCAGACGGTTGGGTTCCGATTTTTCCCTGCCGCCGCTCCTCGACGGCCAGTGATTGCC comes from Melioribacter roseus P3M-2 and encodes:
- a CDS encoding GatB/YqeY domain-containing protein; its protein translation is MSLKDKINEDLKEAMKSGDKVRLETIRSIRALILEFEKSGSGKTLNEDEEIKLLTSAAKKRREAVEQYKAAGRNELAEKEEAELKIIESYLPKQLSTEEVFEEIKKIAGEIGASSKEDFPKLMPAAAKTLKGRAEGKLIKEMVEKFLQQ
- a CDS encoding acetyl-CoA carboxylase biotin carboxylase subunit, with product MFDKILISNRGEIALRIIRACKELGIKTVAVYSDIDKFSPHVSAADESISIGEPKAYLNQNLILEIAKITGADAIHPGYGYLSENENFIRAVEKNKIKFIGPSAKSVEMMGNKLNARKLMLEHNVPVVPGSTEPLNNLKDASRIAAEIGYPIMLKASGGGGGKGIRMVSNEEELEGAFNLTRSEAMKAFGSDEIYIEKLIVNPKHIEVQILGDYHGNYAHLFERECSLQRRFQKIIEEAPSPSVDPELRQKITNAAVEAAKACNYFNAGTVEFLMDENRNFYFMEMNTRLQVEHPVTESITGIDIVKEQIKIAAGERISFEQDDVTIKGHSIECRINSEDSDFSPSTGKITNHKIPNLPGIRVDYGIDIGSEVSLYYDPLLSKVISYGRNREEALSRMLNALENYLITDVETNIPLLKRILKSEIFRNASFNIDTLKNVAFASEENPEQEIAAVITAVMNYAGNFKTNGNLNNHNNRWTELKYD
- a CDS encoding MotA/TolQ/ExbB proton channel family protein, with the translated sequence MQLAEITGFITAILAQVEEPSLIGYLQQKFIEGGAFMWPILACLVIGLGFAIERFWTLSRATISTRKFIVQVKEALQKGGVPEAIKLCENTRGSIASVFHAGLLRADEGLDAAEKAIMAYGAIEMGFLEKGMIWISTFITIAPMLGFTGTVQGMIEAFDAIKEAAQISPSIVAGGISVALLTTLFGLVVAMILQVLYNYFISRIDRLVADMEESSIELIDALYELKTKKS
- a CDS encoding ExbD/TolR family protein; its protein translation is MVKIKKRKLSEAEIPTSSMADISFLLLLFFLVSTVIDVDTGIGLVLPEYIPPEQQEFVPISKDRLAAVLINENGDVLLNNQIIAIPQIAKTLKPRIEEKINLPSNKKLVVSVKTDRKTNYNLYIQALDQIKDAYFQVREEYARSRFGKKIVDLDERSEEMKEIKEKIPIIISIAEPETVKK
- a CDS encoding endonuclease MutS2: MVKNDTLDKLEFRKITEYISTYCQTESGKKKIRDLRPSTDRSHIVTEGNKIDYARNLLIKKDIPPLEYLPDLTDAIYRSRIEGVVLSSKEIREIYRLAQMSRKMVGYLKPEDQTDTPLDELRNALTVDKVFEKNIEKIFDENWDVKDDASPALKSIRSDIREKELSLQKTVNRLLKKLSEEYLVQEEYFTQRDGRIVLPVKAEHKRHVKGFIHSESSTGQTVYIEPAEILELNNDILSLKFAEKREIEKILLVITRQIAAKSQELLDAYNIITALDTLFARAKYALEIIGSIPTFDNGKPIELIDARHPILLKKLGFEATVPLNLKITDQKILVLTGPNAGGKTVALKTIGLLVLMAQSGIPIPCHPDSNLHIFEKVLVDIGDYQSIEDDLSTFSSHLTNIKSILENANESTLVLLDEVGTGTDPVEGAAIATGILISLRDKGALVVATTHHGSLKLIANQLDKFQNCSMEFDSEELKPTYRFNQGMPGSSYAFEIATRIGFDEKFIDLSKRYIDSDKTKIEEFLIDIEKKSHDLRNQIHNLELENLRLKSLANLYQDKINKLEKQKKEILEEAHQKANILLSDVNRKIENAIKNIRQSRADKEVIKKEKSEIETVKKKTLSYLEKSRTEESSSYKLNVGDYVSIKGTTSVGVLDEIDEDKDKALITIGSLKIKAKYSSLVPAKKSDFREYEKKKVITDYDHVKYRLDIRGMRSDEAEFEIIRFLDDSLMYGLERVEILHGKGTGALKQLAHSILKKYKGVKNYYFADIESGGDGITVVEFE
- a CDS encoding CvpA family protein, with translation MNYLDYFIIAVALIGFILGFKDGLIRKIIGITGLVLAVILTVNFSDKLAVILTPILNDDDYFAKIIAAVIIFLSTIITFSILKRIVHPSDKVNKLINQIIGGLIGALQIIIFLSGLFIILDLLGYPDKQERTESLMYESVYNIIPGLINFIVEKGSDATDIIKDFIEKTDTLNSN
- a CDS encoding SDR family NAD(P)-dependent oxidoreductase, coding for MEKVFLLFGASGKLGREAVDYFLNCQYDYYYFFSRKKLNLPATEKSCENIIVEDLTEEQNIIEAFDKIRVSKDSYYYLFDTIGAYWGGKRIEETPYEEWKKMFDINLNSSFLVGKEFMKLAALSRGGSICFTSAYTAASNEPGIAAYGASKSALNYFVKTLAEEGKSINLSANAIAPYILDTESNRQWIDDKNKLIPLRELCVVVENIFQSRKIFTGNIIFFSETLKNP
- a CDS encoding ExbD/TolR family protein — protein: MKFQKKRATTKQSIPTASLPDIVFMLLLFFMVTTTLREVDVLVSFRLPEAKAIEKIENKRLVSYIWVGNDGRIQLNDSITKLEEIQNIMYTKRLAMPNIIVSLRIDKNSDMGIVTDIQQELRKASCLRINYSTLLKI